One region of Zingiber officinale cultivar Zhangliang chromosome 7B, Zo_v1.1, whole genome shotgun sequence genomic DNA includes:
- the LOC122003788 gene encoding uncharacterized protein LOC122003788 isoform X1 — translation MEFWTEFLVNSWWASTAWSGSPSAIHSTRSVSACNSHRRLSFPQIPLPLPDDPSRASTSFVESSLGRASLCFTAAWSRCSPPFQAKTTKKIVLTLQCQSCKHYSRHPIKRCKHFEIGGDKKGKGTSLFSFVFFFPNSR, via the exons ATGGAGTTCTGGACGGAGTTCTTGGTGAATAGTTGGTGGGCATCAACGGCATGGTCAGGGTCACCTTCAGCTATCCACTCGACACGCTCCGTATCCGCCTGCAACAGCCACCGCCGACTCTCGTTTCCTCAAATTCCTTTGCCCTTGCCCGATGATCCATCTCGGGCATCGACCTCCTTCGTAGAATCGTCGCTCGGGAGGGCCTCACTATGCTTTACCGCGGCATGGTCGCGCTGCTCACCTCCGTTTCAG GCCAAAACAACAAAGAAGATTGTGTTGACACTTCAATGCCAGAGCTGTAAGCATTATTCACGTCATCCAATAAAA AGATGCAAGCACTTTGAGATTGGAGGAGACAAAAAGGGCAAGGGAACTTCTCTCTTctcgtttgtttttttttttccaaattctaGGTGA
- the LOC122003788 gene encoding uncharacterized protein LOC122003788 isoform X2, which yields MLYRGMVALLTSVSGQNNKEDCVDTSMPELDASTLRLEETKRARELLSSRLFFFFQILGDVMFLFSLNMIVIDVMRT from the exons ATGCTTTACCGCGGCATGGTCGCGCTGCTCACCTCCGTTTCAG GCCAAAACAACAAAGAAGATTGTGTTGACACTTCAATGCCAGAGCT AGATGCAAGCACTTTGAGATTGGAGGAGACAAAAAGGGCAAGGGAACTTCTCTCTTctcgtttgtttttttttttccaaattctaGGTGATgttatgttcttattttcattgaatATGATAGTCATTGATGTTATGAGAACTTGA